TACTTTATCCTTTTTCTAATGGTAACCAATGGACTTTTAATAATAATTTGGAAAAACCAACTTTTGATCAGCTCATAATTATGTATGGTCATTGTAATTACTTTATTAAAGGTGGCTTTATTGAATATAGTGCTAACTGTAGACATCATTTAGCAGGATGTACGGTTGAGTTGCCAGAACTAAAATTAAAAAATGATAGGTTTTATTAATTTTAGTGTTTGTCTATATATTTAAGATCATTTAAAAATTTATAGAATCGGTAAGTAATAGAGACTTGAGTAATATATCTTTACATATTTAATACTGAATATGTATAGTTAAAGAAATTGTAAATTTATTTTGGTTGAAGCTAGGATTGAAATTTGCAAAAATTTATATAACTTACTGTTTTATATTTTATTTATGGATATCTGGAAATTTTTAAGAAGTTTTAACACCATTGGAACATATCTCATTATTTCTACATTTATATTATTTTTAATGATTATATATTTTTACATCATACATCCCAGCTAATCTAAATTATCAATAGAGTAAAATAACTTTTGATTTTTTAATTTATTTGAATTGGTTCTCACTTTTAATAGAAAAAGATAAGAGTATTGTATAGGCCCAAGTTTTATGAAAATATGACTTGGTTATAATAGATGGAGAATATAATAAAAATTCCTTTCTAAAAAATTTTAACTTCTAAATATAAAGACTGTACTGATCATAACAACGATGTCTGAAGTAAAAAATATGGAGATTTTTTATGAAATTTTGCCAAATATCGGCTGCTTTCTTATCAATGGCCGCCGTCAATCTAGTCTATGCAGCACCTGCTACAACAAATTCTGTACCAACTTCTTTGGAAGCTAAAGGAATTATTAAAAACCAATATATTGTTATTCTCAATAAGGATGTTGGTCCTTCTAATGATTTTGCACAAAGTATTGCTAAACAACATGGGGGAAAGATATTACAGACTTATGATACTGTACTTAAGGGATTTGCAATTTATTTACCCGATGTTGCGGGTAGTGCTTTTGTTGAAGCCATGAAAAAAAATCCTAAAGTTCTTTCAGTAGAAAATGACACAGTCATGAAAATTGATGTAACTACACAAAGCAATCCAGATTGGGGTTTAGATCGTATTGATCAGAAAACCTTACCTTTAAATTCAGCTTATTCATATTTACAAACAGGCTCGGGCACAACAGCTTATATTGTTGATACCGGAATATTATCTACACATCAACAGTTCTCTGGACGAGTATTAAGTGGCTATACCGCGATCTCTGATGGAAATGGTACAACGGATTGTAATGGGCATGGTACTCATGTAGCAGGAACGGTTGGTGGCAGTACTTATGGTGTTGCTAAGAACGTAAGTTTAGTACCAATACGAATTTTAGGATGTGATGGGTCTGGTGCTTCGAGTAACGTGATTGCGGGGTTAGATTGGATATTAAAAAATGGTAAAAAGCCAGCTGTGGTGAATATGTCTTTAGGCGGTGATGCGAACACATCCTTAGATAGCGCAGTAGAAAACTTATTTAATAACGGTTATGTGATGGTTGTCGCTGCAGGAAATTCTAATGCAGATGCATGTAGTTCTTCTCCAGCAAGAGTGAGTAAAGCAATCACTGTCGCTGCTACAGATGATACTGATACACGAGCGAGTTATTCTAATTATGGAAGCTGCGTTGATATTTTTGCGCCAGGAAGCCAGATCAATTCTTCATGGATTGGGAGTAATACCGCAACTAAAGTTTTAAATGGAACTTCAATGGCTACTCCACATGTTGTTGGTGTCGTAGCTGAAATGTTGCAAAGTACACCTACAGCAACACCTCAGATAATCTCAACTAATCTGTTAAATCAAGCAAGTAGTAATGTGGTAAAAAATCCTTCTGGTAGCCCAAATCGATTGTTATATAAATCACCTTAATAAGAAGTATGTCTTGAAATTGGAAAAGGTCCCGAAGGACCTTTTTTAGATTTTTGCATGAGTACCATATTTATCAATCATGATTGAACTGGCTTCATTTAAACCGCGGACCGTTACCTGAATACCGTTCTTTTGAAATTTATTTACTACTGAATCTAGCATGGCAACTGAAGTCACATCCCAAATATGAGAGTGAGTAAGATCAATAATGACTTCTTTAATTTCTTCTTTAAAGTTAAAGCTTTGCATAAATTTTTCAGATGAACTGAAAAATATTTGACCTCTTAATTCATATAGACGAGCTCGATTCTCGAATGAAGTTTCTATACGAATATCATTTTCAAGTTTATTTGCTAAGAAAAGTGCTGAAAGTAATACACCAGTTAACACACCTAGCGCTAAATTATGGGTAGCAACTACTACAATAACGGTAGCGATCATAACGACATTACTACTTTTAGGATTATTTTTAAATTGAGTCAGAGAGTTCCATTCAAAAGTACTGATCGATACCATAATCATGACCGCAACCAGAGCAGCCATGGGAATCACTTTTAACCAACCACTTAAAAATACAACTAAAATAAGTAAGAATATGCCTGCGCAGAAAGTGGATAAACGTGTGCGACCACCCGATTTTACATTAATCATTGATTGACCAATCATGGCACAACCTGCCATGCCGCCCATAAAACCTGAAGCAATATTTGCGATACCTTGACCTTTACATTCTTGAAATTTATCACTAGATGTATCTGTCATTTCATCAACGATTGTTGCAGTCATCATCGATTCAAGTAAGCCAACCGCGGCAAGGGCTAACGAGTATGGAAGAATAATAAGGAGTGTTTCTAAATTAAAAGGAATATTCGGAATTAGAAATATAGGTAACGTATCTGGTAATGATCCCATATCACCCACTGTTCGAACGTCAAAACCTAAAAAAATAGCGAGTAATGTGACCACTACAATACAAATAAGAGGTGAGGGAAAGAACTTTCCAATTTTTGGAATATAGGGGAATAGATAAATAATTCCTAAGCCGATTGCTACTAATAAGTAGACATGCCACGTCACATTTACCAATTCTGGTAATTGAGCCATAAAGATAAGTATGGCGAGAGCATTCACGAATCCAATAACCACCGATTTAGAAACAAAACGCATGAGTTTGGCGAGTTTGAAATATCCTGCCAAAATCTGTATGACGCCAGTTAATACTGTTGCTGCAAATAAGTATTGAAGCCCATGGTCCTTTACGAGCGTTGTCATAACCAAAGCCATTGCGCCTGTAGCCGCCGAAATCATAGCGGGACGACCACCTACGAAAGAAATAATAACGGCAATACAAAAGGATGCATATAAACCGACTTTGGGATCCACACCCGCAATAATTGAAAATGCAATTGCTTCTGGAATTAAAGCAAGACCCACAACAAGACCAGAAAGAATATCTGCGCCGACATTAGAGAACCATTGTTCTCGGACATTCGATAACATGAGAAATAGCCTAAGTTCTAAATTTTGAAAGGCTAGTGATGTGATATACCAACACAAGCGACTACACCACATCACTAAACAGTGATGAGTTATTTACAATGAATAAGGGTAAATAAACTTAAGGTGGCGTAAGTGTCATAGGTATAAAGATTTGAGGCATCTAAAAGTGCCCGAAGAATAGCATAAGTTTTTAAGGCTGACTAACCTAAGTCGACTAAACCAATTTAATCATAATTCTTCATTTCAGCTTTCGGCATTGAGGTAAATTCATTCGCAGGCATATCTAAGAAAAAATCTTTTGCTTCAGAATGAGTGCAGTTGAGCCAATCATTTCTAAGATCATCTGGTATTACAATAACTGAGCGTTTTTCATCATCTGGTTTATGAAATTGTTTCATAAAAGGGTGATGATCAGCATTGATTGTTAATAGCGACATTGATCTAACTTTCTGTTCATCAATAAGTGTTTCTTCAAAGATCGCAGCCAGTGTAAAAGGTTGCTCATCTTGCCGGAAAATACCATACCAATGCGCTTTTCCATTGATATATTTAGGTTCATAAATGGCTTCAACAGGAATAAGCGCAAATTGGTCATTTAACCAAGCATGTTTAAAAGAGCGCTTTTGTTGTACTGTCTCTGTTCTGGCATTATACGTTGCGTATTTGAAAGCAATTTCTTTGGCATAAGGGGGAAGCATTCCAAATTTAGCTTTTCTCCACTCAAGCTCATTTTCATTCGATAAAATGAGTGGGCAATCATCACTTGGAAAAATATCCATCTTATATTCAAAAGTGGGTTCAAATAAGTTTAATTGATTGGCATGTGTTTTCTTAATAGGTTTAAAGTTTGCACACATAAGACACCTTCATTGCAAAAATAGCTCTCAATTACAGCTTCTAACTTTTAATCTTTAGTGATGTATATTTTTATAATTAGAATTGTCTCTTTGAGTATTAATTTTTAACTATCAATTACTTCGTTAATAAATATTTATTTAAATAATGGCCATTTCAAAAAAGTTTCAGATATAAAATGAATTGAATAGATAAATCGTATAGTTAAGTTGCTCATCTTAAAGAGAGTTTATTCAGTTTTAATAGCTACTTTTATGCAACAGAGCCTTTCAGAAATTTAGATTTTAATAGATTCGTTATTCATCATAATACAAATCATATAGAGAACTTTTACAAACCCTTTATTAGAGGTTTAAAAATTCTCGGAAAATTTTGACAATTTATAAGGTGGACACATGAATAAACATTTATTGGCTAAAATTGCTTTATTAGGCGCTGCTCAGCTAGTTACACTCTCAGCATTTGCTGATATTCCTCTAACTCCATCTCAATTTGCTAAAGCGAAATCAGAAAACTTTGACAAGAAAGTTATTCTATCTAATTTAAATAAGCCACATGCTTTGTTGTGGGGACCTGATAATCAAATTTGGTTAACAGAGCGCGCAACAGGTAAGATTCTAAGAGTGAATCCGGAGTCGGGCAGTGTAAAAACAGTTTTTCAGGTGCCTGAGATTGTAAATGATGCTGATGGACAAAATGGTTTATTAGGCTTTGCTTTCCATCCTGATTTTAAAAATAATCCTTATATCTACATTTCGGGTACATTTAAAAATCCGAAATCTACAGATAAAGAACTACCGAATCAAACGATTATTCGTCGATATACCTATAACAAGTCAACTGATACTCTTGAGAAGCCAGTCGATTTATTAGCAGGATTACCTTCATCAAAAGACCATCAATCCGGTCGTCTTGTCATTGGTCCAGACCAAAAGATTTACTATACGATTGGTGATCAAGGGCGTAACCAGCTTGCTTATTTATTCTTGCCAAATCAAGCACAACATACGCCGACTCAACAAGAAGTGAGTAGCAAAGACTATCATACCTATATGGGTAAAGTACTACGCTTAAATCTTGATGGAAGTATTCCAAAAGATAATCCAAGTTTTAACGGGGTGGTTAGCCATATTTATACGCTCGGACACCGTAATCCGCAGGGCTTAGCATTTACTCCAAATGGTAAATTGTTGCAATCTGAACAAGGTCCAAACTCTGATGATGAAATTAACCTCATAGTTAAGGGTGGTAACTATGGTTGGCCAAATGTAGCGGGTTATAAAGATGACAGCGGCTATGCCTATGCAAATTATTCGGCAGCAACCAATAAGTCACAAATTAAAGATTTAGGGCAAAACGGAGTAAAAGTAGCGGCAGGTGTACCTGTGACGAAAGAGTCTGAATGGACTGGTAAAAACTTTGTATCACCGTTAAAAACTTTATATACCGTGCAGGATAGCTATAACTATAATGATCCAACTTGTGGGGATATGACCTACATTTGCTGGCCAACCGTTGCGCCGTCATCTGCTTATGTCTATAAGGGCGGCAAAAAAGCAATTGCTGGTTGGGAAAATACATTATTGGTTCCATCTTTAAAACGTGGTGTTATTTTCCGTATTAAGTTAGATCCAACGTATAGTGCGACTTATGATGATGCGGTACCAATGTTTAAAAGCAACAACCGTTATCGTGACGTGATTGCAAGTCCAGATGGAAATGTTTTATACGTGTTGACTGATACAGCCGGAAATGTCCAAAAAGATGATGGCTCTGTAACGAACACATTAGAAAACCCTGGGTCTCTGATTAAATTTACATATAAAGCTCAGTAACACAGGCCATTAAAAAACCGATCTACATAAGATCGGTTTTTTTAGCTTAAGAAAAATTATTCAGTTACGACTAATACCGGTAAATGAATTTCTCCTAAAAGAGCTTGAGTCACACTTCCTAAGAAGAACTTTTTAAACCCTTTTCGACCATGAGAACCAATCACTAATAGGTCAGCTTTGAGTTCAGTAGCGGCTTTAATAATTTCTGTGTGAATTGTTTGACCCTCAACAATTTTTGTTTCAACAGAAATTCCATGTTGGCTAAATTGTTCTTTCGCTTGGTCTAAAATACCCTGAATAGATGCTCTAGCTTTATTAAAGTAATCCTGTGCTAATTCTGTACTATCAATGAATTCTACAGAAATAAAAGGATCTATAGTAAGCGCATATACTAGAGTCACTTTACTACCAAAGGCCTTAGCAAGTGCTGCTGCATGATTGACAGCAATGAGTGAAGTAGGAGAACCATCGACTGGAACCAAGATATGGTGATAACTCATATATTGCTCCTTATTGTCCTGTGACAATGTATGGTGCCAAAACACCGATTTATTATCTTTATGCTTATATTATGAACAATTTTTGAAAGATTATTGTTTATTTTTAGTATGGAGAAAGATGAGAGATTTTATTATAAATTTTATCTTAAAGCATGATAATGACTTTCTAAGTAAGGTTGATTCTGCTTAAGTATTGAAATGACTTGATTGGCATCTATAGCAGATTCAAACAAGAATCCTTGGCCTATACTATATCCAAATTGTCGAAGTAGTTCTTCTTGTTCAGGGGTTTCAATTCCTTCTGCAATAAGCCCCAGTGATAAATTTGGAGCGAGTAATCCAATTGCTTGAACAATCGCATAAATTGATGGGTCATGTTGCATCTTTTGTATAAAACTACAGTCTACTTTTAAACTGTCAATTGGATAGTCACGAATATGGGTAAGCGATGAGAAACCTGTACCAAAGTCATCTAAAGCAATATGTACGCCATGTTGTTTTAATTTATTAAGTGCACGGATCACATACTCTGAACCTCGATCACCCAACATATGTTCAGTGACTTCTACTTCAATATAATGTGTTGGAATTTGAAATTGATTGATCTTTTTCAAAAGCCGTTCAGCATAGTTGTCTCTTAAAAACTCAACAGGCGCGGCATTGAGCGAAACAGGAAGAGGCTTAATGCCAAGATCTATCCATTTTGCGATATCACGTAAAACTTGATGTTGCATCGTTTCACCGATTTTACTCGCTAAATTATAATCTTTAAAAGCCTCTGCAATTTGAGAAGGATAGCCTCTTTGAGCGGAAGTTGTATGCCATCGCAATAAAGCTTCAAAACCTACAACACGATGAGTTTTTAAATCTACTTTAGGTTGATAGTAGGGCTGGATGGTATGATGACGAATAAGCTGACGTGCTAAATTAAGCTGAGAAGCGACTGTTTCGGTCATTTGCATCATGCATGGGTCATACATGCGAATACCACCACGACCACGTGCTTTTAAATCATGCAATGCCATATCTGCACAACTGAGTAAACCTGATTGGTCGACGGCATCTTGAGGATAAATCGCACAGCCAATACTCATACCACCATTTAGAACATTGCCTAAATAGGTAATAGGTTGATTTAGCTGCTGAAGTAAGATCGCTGCTAGGTCACGCACATCACTTTCAGATTTAAGGTTATTAATAATAACCGCAAATTCATCTCCACCCAGTCTTGCGACAAAGCATCTTTCATCATCAACACAATGACTAAACCGTTTGGATAAAACTTTTAAAAGATGGTCGCCTGCGCTATGCCCTAATGTGTCATTAATATGCTTAAAATGATCAAGGTCAATTAATAGTAAACCCACACTTGTTTGGCTGTCTTTTGAATATGCGAGGGTCCGTTTAAGCTGAAATTTAAATGAACGCCGATTACATAATCCGGTCAGCTCATCTCTTTCACTCATATTTCTAAGTTGATTTTCTGTCAGATGCTGTTGAGTGACGTTACGGGATACACACAGTATCTGTATGATTTCACCATTTTCCCGATGAATCGGGGTCAACATATTATCCCAATATTCAGGATCCTGATCTGGTAAACAACTCATTCCAGCGAATCTGGCAACTTTGCCTTGAAGGGCTTTTTTTAAAGCGACACGTCCACGCTTACGAATATGAGGTGGCAAAAGCTCAAGCCATTTCATCCCAAATTTTGTTTCATCAACAGGGACACCTAGAGCGAGGCATCCTGATTTATTCATATGAGAAACTGTGCCGTCTACATTTAATACTTTAATGCAATCTACACTGATGTCTAACATTTGATTTTGTATTTCAATATTCTTTTGTAGGTTTTGTTGCTCTTGAATATCGTGATCAATATCTAAAAAGCTGACATACCATTCGCTGGCTAAAGAAGAGCCACGATATTTAGATGCTTGAATGGAAAGTTTGCACCATCTATATTGATTGCCACTTTGTAAAAGTCGGCATTTTAATTCTATTCTTTTTTGCAGGCGAATTGCTTCGAGCCATCTATTTTTGACTTCGTCTAAATCGACAGGAGATATAAAATCTAACCATTGCTGAGGTAATGGAGAAAAAGTATCCTGCCAATATTCTGTACACTCTACATTGCAATATAATATCAAGCCATTTTCATCACTGACCCAAGTCGGTAGTGGAATCTGCTCAACAATAAAATGCTTTTGGGTGTTGTTCGACATTGAAGTCATAACATGCCTAGAAAGATTGTATGGGCGGGTAATCTAATTATTAGTCGTTATTGTAATCTTTCTGTAGTAATCAAAACAGTAATAAATAAATTTCAATTGTCTTTTTTTTGAACTAAAATTGAGATCTTAAATAAATTATATACTTAATATTTAATTTATGTTTTTGTTATTTATTAATTTTTATCTGTCTTAAGTTAAAAAAAGATTTATGCTTATTTTTGTAAAAAACTTATTAAAACAGAAGCTTATATTTGTCTCTGCAGAACTATCTTAATAAAAGCCATGAAAATAAATTATAAAAATGAGAAGGATTAAATTGCGAGGATTAAAATCTTAATAAGCCAAAATTTAACCACGATATATAAAGACGGGGAGGTTTTTAAAAGTCTGAATAAATACAATAACCACTATTAAGTTTACAAAAGTAATATAAAATAAAGGCTTATATTATCGTAAAATTCTTTTCATCAAGAAGGATATATATTTCCTTTTTGTGCATTTTATAGCCTACATTTTCCCCAAGATGTAGGTTTTTTTTATTCTTAATTTTTGACCTTATAATCTTTAAATATTAAAAATAAAAAAAAGCCAAATGGCTTTTTTATACAGTTTCAGGTTTTTTCAACTCTTGTTGAATATAGAGATTCATATAATATTGTTCAATATAATCATCAGCATAGTTGTTTGCTAAGGTTTTTGTTGCTACTCGTTCATGTTTAAAATAGCAGTTTGTTTCAAGGTCTTTTTCAAGTACCCACCATTGACGGTTAATACGACGCACTTGAAATTTGTCACTTTTGTATTTTCTTTTAGCCATTTTCAAAAATTTGCTATGCAGTTGTTGAAAGAGAATTTCTACTGGAGTTAAGGACTCAAGTCAACAGATGAGAAGTTAATTGCTTATTTTATGTGAGGTGTTGTTTCTATCAATACCCAGACGAGGCATTAAAATAGAAAAGCTCTCCTAGGAGAGCTTAATAAGATGTCTATCCTATTTTTAACGAGAAAGATTCTTTAAAAGTAATTTTAAACTTTCCATCATTTTTTCTAATTGCAAAGGGGTGATACCTTCGAAAGATTGTTCGAGTACTACGCTGGTTAGGTCATTAATCTTATTGATCATTTCAGTACCTTTGTCTGTAAGTACTACGCGGGTGATTCGACCATCGGTCTGACAAGAATAAGTCTCAACCAAACCTTCATCTTTTAAACGATAAACAATCTTGGTGGTTGTCGACATTTTTGAAATAATCATATCTGAAAGTTCAGAAACACTTGCATGGGGCTTACTACTTAAAGCCAACATAATGCGTCGACGTGAGTTATCTAAACCATATTTTTTTAAAGCATTATCAATGTTTTGTACATATTGAGCATGTACTTGAGTAATCCAATAATATGGAAAATCTTCAAGAGTAAAAGATTCTGTTGTAGGTAAAAAACGCGCATACTTCTTTGTCATTGACTTTTCCCCATACCTTGGTGGATCGCATTTCTGGTGAACTATCTTTAATAGTTGAAAAATATAGTTTCATCAAGCAAGTTATATCAGGACTTTACTTGGTGAGCAAAATTTATATAGCTAAATTTAACAATGACATGGTTTAAAGGACCTTGTCTTGATAAGTTTTCCTATACTTTGCACAAACTAAAAATACTCTTCTACTATGGTCAAAGTTTGTTGAAAGTTAATGTGACTTGATAAGTTATAGTCATTAATTCCTTAAAATCTTTGAACAGATATACAAGATTGCATCTAGGCTTGCTTGATCGTTAATTGAACGATATTGGCTTACAAGCGCATCGTAGAAAAAAAATTATGATTTGAACGTGGCATTGAACGAGATAGTTTTTGTCTCTAAAGTCATAATTATGAAAAATCAAGACATTTAAATAATAAATATTTATAAATATCAGTTATTTAATTTATTTTATGGTTCGTGAAATTTACCATACATTTAACATGAATCATCTCTTATTTAGTGAAATAAATTTGATTTATTAATTAAACTATTGATTGTTATAAGTAAAATTAAATTAACTGATGGAATGATTGACCATATATATTTAGCTTTTTTGTCT
This genomic stretch from Acinetobacter oleivorans DR1 harbors:
- a CDS encoding DUF6527 family protein → MKVQYFEGGMYKHMCPGCGYLHYIPVLYPFSNGNQWTFNNNLEKPTFDQLIIMYGHCNYFIKGGFIEYSANCRHHLAGCTVELPELKLKNDRFY
- a CDS encoding S8 family peptidase, translating into MKFCQISAAFLSMAAVNLVYAAPATTNSVPTSLEAKGIIKNQYIVILNKDVGPSNDFAQSIAKQHGGKILQTYDTVLKGFAIYLPDVAGSAFVEAMKKNPKVLSVENDTVMKIDVTTQSNPDWGLDRIDQKTLPLNSAYSYLQTGSGTTAYIVDTGILSTHQQFSGRVLSGYTAISDGNGTTDCNGHGTHVAGTVGGSTYGVAKNVSLVPIRILGCDGSGASSNVIAGLDWILKNGKKPAVVNMSLGGDANTSLDSAVENLFNNGYVMVVAAGNSNADACSSSPARVSKAITVAATDDTDTRASYSNYGSCVDIFAPGSQINSSWIGSNTATKVLNGTSMATPHVVGVVAEMLQSTPTATPQIISTNLLNQASSNVVKNPSGSPNRLLYKSP
- a CDS encoding SulP family inorganic anion transporter, yielding MLSNVREQWFSNVGADILSGLVVGLALIPEAIAFSIIAGVDPKVGLYASFCIAVIISFVGGRPAMISAATGAMALVMTTLVKDHGLQYLFAATVLTGVIQILAGYFKLAKLMRFVSKSVVIGFVNALAILIFMAQLPELVNVTWHVYLLVAIGLGIIYLFPYIPKIGKFFPSPLICIVVVTLLAIFLGFDVRTVGDMGSLPDTLPIFLIPNIPFNLETLLIILPYSLALAAVGLLESMMTATIVDEMTDTSSDKFQECKGQGIANIASGFMGGMAGCAMIGQSMINVKSGGRTRLSTFCAGIFLLILVVFLSGWLKVIPMAALVAVMIMVSISTFEWNSLTQFKNNPKSSNVVMIATVIVVVATHNLALGVLTGVLLSALFLANKLENDIRIETSFENRARLYELRGQIFFSSSEKFMQSFNFKEEIKEVIIDLTHSHIWDVTSVAMLDSVVNKFQKNGIQVTVRGLNEASSIMIDKYGTHAKI
- a CDS encoding SOS response-associated peptidase family protein, which codes for MCANFKPIKKTHANQLNLFEPTFEYKMDIFPSDDCPLILSNENELEWRKAKFGMLPPYAKEIAFKYATYNARTETVQQKRSFKHAWLNDQFALIPVEAIYEPKYINGKAHWYGIFRQDEQPFTLAAIFEETLIDEQKVRSMSLLTINADHHPFMKQFHKPDDEKRSVIVIPDDLRNDWLNCTHSEAKDFFLDMPANEFTSMPKAEMKNYD
- a CDS encoding glucose/sorbosone family PQQ-dependent dehydrogenase, with translation MNKHLLAKIALLGAAQLVTLSAFADIPLTPSQFAKAKSENFDKKVILSNLNKPHALLWGPDNQIWLTERATGKILRVNPESGSVKTVFQVPEIVNDADGQNGLLGFAFHPDFKNNPYIYISGTFKNPKSTDKELPNQTIIRRYTYNKSTDTLEKPVDLLAGLPSSKDHQSGRLVIGPDQKIYYTIGDQGRNQLAYLFLPNQAQHTPTQQEVSSKDYHTYMGKVLRLNLDGSIPKDNPSFNGVVSHIYTLGHRNPQGLAFTPNGKLLQSEQGPNSDDEINLIVKGGNYGWPNVAGYKDDSGYAYANYSAATNKSQIKDLGQNGVKVAAGVPVTKESEWTGKNFVSPLKTLYTVQDSYNYNDPTCGDMTYICWPTVAPSSAYVYKGGKKAIAGWENTLLVPSLKRGVIFRIKLDPTYSATYDDAVPMFKSNNRYRDVIASPDGNVLYVLTDTAGNVQKDDGSVTNTLENPGSLIKFTYKAQ
- a CDS encoding universal stress protein, with the protein product MSYHHILVPVDGSPTSLIAVNHAAALAKAFGSKVTLVYALTIDPFISVEFIDSTELAQDYFNKARASIQGILDQAKEQFSQHGISVETKIVEGQTIHTEIIKAATELKADLLVIGSHGRKGFKKFFLGSVTQALLGEIHLPVLVVTE
- a CDS encoding sensor domain-containing protein — protein: MTSMSNNTQKHFIVEQIPLPTWVSDENGLILYCNVECTEYWQDTFSPLPQQWLDFISPVDLDEVKNRWLEAIRLQKRIELKCRLLQSGNQYRWCKLSIQASKYRGSSLASEWYVSFLDIDHDIQEQQNLQKNIEIQNQMLDISVDCIKVLNVDGTVSHMNKSGCLALGVPVDETKFGMKWLELLPPHIRKRGRVALKKALQGKVARFAGMSCLPDQDPEYWDNMLTPIHRENGEIIQILCVSRNVTQQHLTENQLRNMSERDELTGLCNRRSFKFQLKRTLAYSKDSQTSVGLLLIDLDHFKHINDTLGHSAGDHLLKVLSKRFSHCVDDERCFVARLGGDEFAVIINNLKSESDVRDLAAILLQQLNQPITYLGNVLNGGMSIGCAIYPQDAVDQSGLLSCADMALHDLKARGRGGIRMYDPCMMQMTETVASQLNLARQLIRHHTIQPYYQPKVDLKTHRVVGFEALLRWHTTSAQRGYPSQIAEAFKDYNLASKIGETMQHQVLRDIAKWIDLGIKPLPVSLNAAPVEFLRDNYAERLLKKINQFQIPTHYIEVEVTEHMLGDRGSEYVIRALNKLKQHGVHIALDDFGTGFSSLTHIRDYPIDSLKVDCSFIQKMQHDPSIYAIVQAIGLLAPNLSLGLIAEGIETPEQEELLRQFGYSIGQGFLFESAIDANQVISILKQNQPYLESHYHALR
- a CDS encoding MarR family winged helix-turn-helix transcriptional regulator, which encodes MTKKYARFLPTTESFTLEDFPYYWITQVHAQYVQNIDNALKKYGLDNSRRRIMLALSSKPHASVSELSDMIISKMSTTTKIVYRLKDEGLVETYSCQTDGRITRVVLTDKGTEMINKINDLTSVVLEQSFEGITPLQLEKMMESLKLLLKNLSR